One window of the Mytilus galloprovincialis chromosome 14, xbMytGall1.hap1.1, whole genome shotgun sequence genome contains the following:
- the LOC143059805 gene encoding epidermal growth factor receptor-like — protein MEDFSGFLCLFTFLCVLNFISGVEIVNVESEVTKECYGTHVGFGMSGNQDDHYESLRRRFKDCTHVEGNLEITHVDKAINSSYDISFLSSIKVVTGYVLLGLLEVQTIPLINLRLIRADSTYNIMGEEYGLVVALTSEAGNDPKRVGLRELQLPSLLEISKGKVFFAQNPHLCYIDTIDWGSIVPDNEGPVKYGELAYSDNCEKKCDTECEVDGVNRCWGESRFMCQTVRSSHCHSSCPGRCYDSYILGCCHPECAIGCYGPSDSDCEMCKYFQFGDRCVPSCPANARRLGQECIMP, from the exons ATGGAAGATTTTTCGGGTTTcttgtgtttatttacatttctttgtgtGTTAAATTTCATTTCTGGTGTTGAAATAGTTAACGTGGAAAGTGAAGTAACTAAAG AATGTTATGGAACACATGTTGGTTTTGGAATGTCTGGTAACCAGGACGACCATTACGAATCACTCCGCAGGAGATTCAAAGACTGCACCCACGTGGAAGGAAATCTGGAGATAACTCATGTAGACAAGGCCATAAACTCTTCCTATGACATTAGTTTCCTGTCTTCAATCAAAGTAGTGACTGGTTATGTTTTACTGGGACTGTTAGAAGTACAAACTATTCCACTTATCAACTTACGATTGATCAGAGCAGACAGTACCTACAACATAATGGGTGAAGAATACGGTCTTGTAGTGGCCTTGACCTCTGAAGCCGGAAATGACCCTAAACGTGTAGGACTCCGTGAACTTCAGCTACCATCATTGTTAG aaatctcCAAAGGAAAAGTGTTCTTTGCACAGAATCCTCATTTGTGTTACATTGATACAATAGATTGGGGTTCCATTGTTCCTGATAATGAAGGTCCTGTAAAGTATGGAGAACTGGCTTATTCTGATAATT GTGAGAAGAAATGTGATACAGAGTGTGAGGTTGATGGTGTAAACCGTTGTTGGGGAGAATCTAGATTCATGTGTCAGACAG TGCGGAGCTCACATTGTCACTCTTCCTGTCCAGGCCGTTGCTATGACAGTTATATATTAGGTTGTTGCCATCCAGAATGTGCCATCGGATGTTATGGTCCAAGCGATTCTGATTGTGAG ATGTGCAAGTATTTCCAATTCGGTGATAGATGTGTTCCTAGCTGTCCGGCAAATGCACGTAGACTAGGGCAAGAATGTATCATGCCTTAA